AGAAAATTTTGGATATTTTGACTAAGTTAGGTTATAAAGCCAAAATTAGCGGTGGATAATGGGTATAGGTTCCCACATTTTTAGTTTGTAAGGGACTTCCAAATAAAAAATACTCAATCACCTAACCCAAAAAAGCTCTCAAAGTCTCATAACTCTGTGTCCTCTGTGTCTCTGTGGTTCCTTTATTTGGATAATTTATTTCGAGTAAGTCCCTAATCGAGTTAGGCCGGGCTTATTATTGGAAAACTGCACCCCTAACCTTGAGTACCATTGCCATGACCAAATATGATCGTTCTACAGTATGCCTAGCTGTATTTGTTTCAATACTGGCTACATTAATTGGTATCAATAATTTGCTTTGGTTCACTCAACTTGTTCACCGACAGATATTCGAGATGGAAAAAAATCCCAATATCCGATAAAAGAAAAATTACATTGTTGTTGATTTTGATGGAATGGATGCTTAGATATGTGTATCGTGTAATGGCAAATAATAATTCAGGATCAGGTTGAGTACAAGACTAGAGGAAAATACCACTTACTGAAGACGTGAAGACCGATCCTGGTATTTCTGTCTGTGTTCCTACAATAACCATATAAAAACAAAACTGGCTCTTGTTCTCTGTGCGCCTCATATTTGGAGTGGTTTATCGAAAAGCTTATGCAACCCACTAATCCTAATCAATTTACCGAAAAAGCCTGGGAAGCGATCGCCCATACCCCAGATATTGCTAAACAATATCAACAACAGCAACTCGAAAGTGAACACCTGATGAAAGCGCTGCTAGAACAAGATGGTCTAGCTAACAGCATTTTAACCAAGGCGGGTGTTGATTTGCAAAAAATCCGCGATCGCACTGAGCAATTTTTCCAACGTCAGCCAAAAGTATCTGGTAGCAGCACATCTGTATTTTTGGGACGAAGTTTAGATACACTATTAGATAAAGCCGATGTCTATCGTCAAGATTTCAAGGACGAATATATCTCAATTGAGCATTTATTGCTCGCTTATGCCAAAGATGACCGCTTTGGTAAGAGTTTATTTCAAGAATTCGGTTTAGACGAAGGCAAGCTCAAGAAAATCATTAAGCAAATTCGTGGGAGTCAAAAAGTGACCGACCAAAATCCAGAAGGCAAATATGAAGCACTGGAAAAATATGGACGTGACCTCACAGAAGCAGCACGGAAAGGTCAACTTGATCCAGTGATTGGGCGGGATGATGAGATTCGCCGCACTGTGCAAATTCTCTCCCGCCGTACCAAGAATAACCCTGTGCTAATTGGTGAACCGGGTGTGGGTAAAACTGCGATCGCCGAAGGTCTAGCACAACGAATTATTGCAGGTGATGTCCCCCAGTCCCTGAAAGACCGCAAATTAATCTCTTTAGATATGGGGGCTTTAATCGCCGGGGCGAAATTCCGGGGCGAATTTGAAGAACGCCTGAAAGCAGTATTAAAAGAAGTTACGGAATCCGGCGGTAATATAGTTCTATTTATTGATGAAATTCATACTGTGGTCGGCGCTGGGGCGACTCAAGGGGCGATGGATGCCGGTAATTTGTTAAAACCGATGTTAGCACGGGGTGAATTGCGGTGTATTGGGGCGACAACTTTAGATGAATATCGCAAGTATATCGAAAAAGATGCGGCTCTAGAAAGACGCTTCCAGCAGGTTTATGTAGACCAGCCCAGCGTCACAGATACAATTTCGATTTTACGCGGTTTGAAAGAACGCTATGAAGTCCACCACGGGGTGAGAATTTCTGATAGTGCTTTAGTTGCAGCCGCTACATTATCTAGTCGGTATATTAGCGATCGCTTCCTCCCAGATAAAGCCATTGACTTGGTAGACGAAGCCGCCGCCCGCCTGAAAATGGAAATTACCTCTAAACCAGAGGAATTAGACGAAATCGACCGCAAGATTTTGCAGTTGGAAATGGAAAAGCTGTCTTTGCAAAAAGAAACTGATGCAGCTTCGCGAGAACGTTTAGAAAGAATTGAAAAGGAACTGGCGGATCTCAAAGAAGAACAAAGAACTCTGACAGCTCAATGGCAGTCTGAAAAAGATATTATCAATAAAATTCAGTCAATTAAAGAAGAAATTGACCGAGTTAGCTTAGAGGTTCAGCAAGCAGAAAGAAATTATGACCTGAATCGCGCTGCTGAGTTGAAATATGGCAAGTTAACCAATTTACACCGCCAATTAGAAACCGCAGAAGGCGAATTAGCCAACGTTCAAAGAACCGGCAAATCTCTATTGCGTGAGGAAGTTACAGAAGCTGACATTGCGGAAATTATTTCTAAGTGGACGAGAATCCCCATCAGCAAGTTAGTGGAATCCGAGAAAGAAAAACTGCTGCATTTAGAAGATGAACTGCACAACCGAGTCATTGGACAAGCCGAAGCTGTGACAGCTGTAGCCGATGCAATTCAGCGATCGCGTGCGGGACTGGCTGATCCTAATCGTCCCATTGCTAGTTTTATTTTCCTCGGTCCCACAGGTGTAGGTAAAACCGAACTAGCCAAAGCGTTGGCAGCATATATGTTCGACACTGAAGAATCTTTGGTGCGAATTGATATGTCTGAATATATGGAAAAACACGCAGTTTCGCGATTAATTGGTGCGCCTCCCGGATATGTAGGTTATGAAGAAGGCGGTCAATTAACTGAAGTAATTCGTCGTCGTCCCTATGCGGTGATTCTCTTCGACGAGATCGAAAAAGCCCACGCTGACGTGTTCAATATCTTACTACAAATTCTTGATGATGGTCGTGTAACTGATTCCCAAGGTCGGACAGTGGACTTCAAAAACGCGATTATTATCATGACCAGTAACATCGGTTCTCAGTATATTCTCGATGTGGCTGGGGAAGCCGAACATTATGACGAAATGCGTCGCCGAGTCATGGAAGCAATGCGAAATAGCTTCCGTCCAGAGTTCCTGAACCGCATTGACGAAATTATCATCTTCCACGGTTT
The window above is part of the Nodularia spumigena CCY9414 genome. Proteins encoded here:
- the clpB gene encoding ATP-dependent chaperone ClpB, translating into MQPTNPNQFTEKAWEAIAHTPDIAKQYQQQQLESEHLMKALLEQDGLANSILTKAGVDLQKIRDRTEQFFQRQPKVSGSSTSVFLGRSLDTLLDKADVYRQDFKDEYISIEHLLLAYAKDDRFGKSLFQEFGLDEGKLKKIIKQIRGSQKVTDQNPEGKYEALEKYGRDLTEAARKGQLDPVIGRDDEIRRTVQILSRRTKNNPVLIGEPGVGKTAIAEGLAQRIIAGDVPQSLKDRKLISLDMGALIAGAKFRGEFEERLKAVLKEVTESGGNIVLFIDEIHTVVGAGATQGAMDAGNLLKPMLARGELRCIGATTLDEYRKYIEKDAALERRFQQVYVDQPSVTDTISILRGLKERYEVHHGVRISDSALVAAATLSSRYISDRFLPDKAIDLVDEAAARLKMEITSKPEELDEIDRKILQLEMEKLSLQKETDAASRERLERIEKELADLKEEQRTLTAQWQSEKDIINKIQSIKEEIDRVSLEVQQAERNYDLNRAAELKYGKLTNLHRQLETAEGELANVQRTGKSLLREEVTEADIAEIISKWTRIPISKLVESEKEKLLHLEDELHNRVIGQAEAVTAVADAIQRSRAGLADPNRPIASFIFLGPTGVGKTELAKALAAYMFDTEESLVRIDMSEYMEKHAVSRLIGAPPGYVGYEEGGQLTEVIRRRPYAVILFDEIEKAHADVFNILLQILDDGRVTDSQGRTVDFKNAIIIMTSNIGSQYILDVAGEAEHYDEMRRRVMEAMRNSFRPEFLNRIDEIIIFHGLDKKELRQIVLLQVERLRERLSDRKMSLKLSDSSLDFLAEVGYDPVYGARPLKRAIQRELETQIAKAILRGEFHDGDTIFVDVQNERLSFSRLPLEVLTT